A window from Marinagarivorans cellulosilyticus encodes these proteins:
- the dapA gene encoding 4-hydroxy-tetrahydrodipicolinate synthase, with translation MFRGSMVALVTPMKADTSIDWQALHDLVDWHLEQGTHAIVAVGTTGESPTLAVDEHIDVVRRVVDQVAGHIPVIAGTGANSTAEAIELTQAAKDVHVDACLLVTPYYNKPSQDGLYLHFKAVADAVAIPQLLYNVPARTAVDLKPQTVGRLSRLPNIVGIKEATGDLARLTHLKPLVSQGFNLLSGDDETAFDFLKHGGHGEISVTANVAPAQMAKMCDLITEGELEAAKSIHDALMPLHKSLFVEANPVPVKWVLEQMGRCGGTLRLPMTPLDSKFHKQLRDAMQRCNLV, from the coding sequence ATGTTTCGAGGCAGCATGGTGGCGTTAGTCACGCCCATGAAAGCTGATACATCAATCGATTGGCAAGCGCTGCACGATTTGGTGGACTGGCATCTCGAGCAAGGCACGCATGCCATTGTTGCGGTGGGCACAACGGGTGAGTCGCCAACGCTGGCGGTAGACGAGCACATTGATGTTGTTCGTCGTGTTGTGGATCAGGTGGCGGGCCATATTCCTGTAATTGCTGGCACTGGCGCTAACTCAACCGCTGAAGCAATTGAGCTAACGCAAGCGGCTAAAGATGTCCACGTTGATGCTTGTTTACTCGTTACGCCTTACTACAACAAGCCGTCTCAGGATGGTTTGTATCTGCACTTTAAGGCGGTAGCGGATGCCGTTGCGATACCGCAATTGCTCTATAACGTACCGGCTCGTACAGCGGTAGATTTAAAGCCGCAAACCGTCGGCCGTTTATCGCGATTACCTAATATTGTAGGTATTAAAGAGGCTACGGGTGATTTAGCGCGTTTAACCCACCTAAAGCCGCTGGTTTCCCAAGGTTTCAATTTGCTGTCTGGCGATGACGAAACCGCATTTGATTTTTTGAAGCATGGTGGGCACGGTGAAATTTCCGTTACGGCTAATGTAGCGCCTGCACAAATGGCTAAAATGTGTGATTTGATCACCGAGGGTGAACTTGAGGCGGCAAAAAGCATCCATGATGCCCTGATGCCTTTGCATAAATCATTATTTGTCGAGGCAAACCCAGTGCCTGTTAAGTGGGTGTTGGAGCAAATGGGGCGCTGTGGCGGAACACTTCGATTGCCCATGACGCCGCTTGATAGCAAGTTTCATAAGCAATTGCGCGATGCTATGCAGCGCTGCAATTTGGTCTAA
- the lpxL gene encoding LpxL/LpxP family Kdo(2)-lipid IV(A) lauroyl/palmitoleoyl acyltransferase, with amino-acid sequence MSRPVFRAALLAPRYWLTWFGFVLWWLITQLLPYRLQMFLGRLVGRLVGRLAKRRTAIAQRNLELCFPNLNEKEQAALLCRHMEAIGIGMFELGIAWFWPRWRLEKLVTYEGLEHVIQAEKDGVGVLLMGMHFTHLDCGGIFSTLALRLDGSYRQHANPVYDWIQRSSRERFNRDNMVIERRDVRTMVRQLKKGRAIWYAPDQDYGAGHSIFVPFFGVNAATITATSQLARMGKAKVIPFTCLRKPEGGYIYKVSPPLIDFPSGDVEADTLQINHVVEQAVLQAPEQYLWVHRRFKTRPEGEQDLYEQAGIAPGKRQ; translated from the coding sequence ATGTCGCGCCCTGTTTTTCGTGCCGCGTTATTGGCTCCTCGATATTGGCTGACATGGTTTGGCTTTGTACTTTGGTGGCTAATTACGCAGCTTTTGCCCTATCGCCTTCAAATGTTTTTAGGTCGCTTGGTGGGCAGGCTGGTCGGGCGCTTAGCCAAACGTCGAACCGCGATCGCCCAGCGCAATTTAGAGTTATGCTTCCCGAATTTAAATGAAAAGGAGCAAGCAGCTTTATTGTGCCGGCACATGGAAGCGATAGGTATTGGTATGTTCGAGCTGGGTATCGCGTGGTTTTGGCCGCGCTGGCGGCTCGAAAAACTGGTGACCTACGAAGGTTTAGAGCACGTAATACAGGCAGAAAAAGACGGCGTTGGCGTTTTGTTGATGGGAATGCACTTTACACACTTAGATTGTGGTGGCATTTTTTCAACATTGGCACTGCGCTTAGATGGAAGTTATCGCCAACACGCAAACCCTGTATATGACTGGATCCAGCGCAGTTCTCGCGAGCGCTTTAACCGAGATAACATGGTTATTGAGCGGCGCGATGTCCGTACGATGGTTCGACAATTAAAAAAAGGCCGCGCAATTTGGTACGCACCGGATCAAGATTACGGCGCAGGGCACAGTATTTTTGTTCCTTTTTTTGGTGTAAATGCGGCGACAATTACGGCTACTTCCCAATTGGCAAGAATGGGTAAAGCCAAGGTTATCCCTTTTACCTGCCTTAGAAAACCTGAGGGTGGATACATTTATAAAGTGTCGCCCCCGTTGATCGACTTCCCCAGCGGAGATGTTGAAGCCGATACGTTGCAGATTAACCATGTTGTGGAGCAGGCTGTGTTACAAGCTCCAGAGCAGTACTTATGGGTTCACCGCCGGTTCAAAACGCGACCCGAGGGTGAGCAAGATCTGTATGAACAAGCTGGAATTGCACCGGGCAAGCGGCAGTAG